In a single window of the Bacteroidota bacterium genome:
- the topA gene encoding type I DNA topoisomerase, which produces MAKNLVIVESPAKAKTIEGFLGKDFLVKSSFGHVRDLVKKGLAVDTEKGFTPHYEVSPDKEKVVSELRKLAKDAEVVWLATDEDREGEAISWHLFETLKLRQDNTRRIVFHEITKPAILKAIEQPRTIDLHLVDAQQARRVLDRLVGFELSPILWKKVKPSLSAGRVQSVAVRLIVEREREIIGFESTSAFRVTAIFDVNGQSMKAELGTRFSNAAAAQAFLEKCRNAQFTVSSLETKPARRSPAAPFTTSTLQQEASRKLGFSVKRTMTVAQRLYESGKITYMRTDSVNLSDLAMDAAAGMIGRNYGEKYSNPRRYKNKSKGAQEAHEAIRPTYLENSTIDGERDEQRLYDLIWKRTVASQMADAELEKTTAVITISTTSETFTAQGEVLKFDGFLKVYMEGTDEEGEEKQEGMLPALREGETLNARHIAATQRFTHAPARYTEASLVKKLEELGIGRPSTYAPTISTVQDREYVVKEDREGRERGYEVITLEKGQITSETKTETTGAEKAKLFPTDIGMVVTDFLQQYFPKIMDYNFTASVEEEFDEIAEGKMDWRKMLDQFYRPFHKDVEETAETSERASGERLLGTDPQSGKNMYARVGRYGALVQIGESDDPEKKFASLRKDQRLETITVEEALDLFKLPRVVGLFEGKEMKANIGRFGPYIVHNSAFVSIPKGDDPMSITEERAIELIEAKRKADAEKEIKVFREEGREDVRLLNGRWGPYLAIGKSNYKLPKNTDPKILSLDECLAMAAEQDKNPSPAQRKAAAKKASAEKVKEKKAPAAKKKAPAAKKAAPAKKAAKKATKK; this is translated from the coding sequence ATGGCAAAGAATCTTGTAATTGTGGAGTCGCCTGCGAAAGCCAAAACCATAGAAGGCTTTCTGGGCAAGGATTTTTTAGTGAAGTCGAGCTTTGGCCATGTGCGTGATCTGGTGAAGAAAGGACTTGCGGTGGATACCGAAAAGGGATTTACACCGCATTACGAAGTATCGCCCGACAAGGAAAAAGTAGTGTCTGAGCTTCGCAAGCTGGCCAAAGACGCCGAGGTTGTGTGGCTCGCAACTGATGAGGACCGCGAAGGAGAAGCCATTTCATGGCATTTGTTTGAAACACTTAAACTCAGGCAGGATAATACGCGCCGCATTGTATTTCATGAAATTACCAAGCCGGCCATTCTCAAAGCCATCGAACAACCGCGCACCATTGATCTGCATCTGGTTGATGCGCAGCAGGCCCGCCGTGTGCTCGACAGGCTGGTGGGTTTTGAGCTTTCGCCCATTTTGTGGAAGAAAGTAAAACCCTCACTCTCGGCCGGCCGTGTGCAAAGTGTGGCCGTGCGTCTCATTGTGGAGCGCGAACGTGAAATTATCGGCTTTGAAAGCACTTCGGCATTTCGCGTTACTGCTATTTTCGATGTAAACGGCCAAAGCATGAAGGCCGAACTGGGCACACGTTTCAGCAATGCAGCAGCTGCACAGGCATTTCTCGAAAAATGCCGCAATGCGCAGTTTACCGTAAGCAGTCTCGAAACAAAGCCTGCACGCCGTTCGCCCGCCGCACCGTTTACCACATCCACGCTGCAGCAGGAAGCCAGCCGCAAATTAGGCTTCTCGGTAAAGCGCACCATGACCGTGGCCCAGCGCCTTTACGAAAGCGGTAAAATTACTTACATGCGTACCGACTCAGTAAACCTTTCGGACCTTGCCATGGATGCGGCGGCCGGCATGATCGGACGCAATTACGGGGAGAAATATTCTAATCCGCGCCGTTACAAAAACAAAAGCAAAGGCGCGCAGGAAGCACACGAAGCCATACGCCCCACATACCTCGAAAACAGTACGATTGACGGTGAGCGCGACGAGCAACGCCTCTACGACCTGATCTGGAAACGCACGGTGGCCTCGCAAATGGCCGATGCCGAACTCGAAAAGACTACTGCGGTAATTACCATTTCAACCACCTCAGAAACCTTCACCGCGCAGGGCGAAGTGCTCAAGTTCGACGGTTTTCTGAAAGTATATATGGAAGGCACCGACGAGGAAGGCGAAGAAAAACAGGAAGGCATGCTGCCCGCACTGCGCGAGGGCGAAACGCTCAATGCCCGGCACATTGCGGCCACACAGCGTTTTACCCATGCCCCCGCCCGCTACACGGAAGCCAGCCTGGTGAAAAAGCTCGAAGAACTTGGCATTGGCCGTCCTTCTACCTACGCGCCAACCATTTCAACCGTGCAGGACCGCGAGTATGTGGTGAAAGAAGACCGTGAAGGGCGTGAGCGCGGCTATGAAGTAATTACGCTCGAAAAAGGGCAGATTACTTCCGAAACCAAAACAGAAACCACCGGTGCCGAAAAAGCCAAACTTTTCCCCACCGATATCGGTATGGTGGTAACCGACTTTTTGCAGCAGTATTTTCCGAAAATCATGGACTACAATTTCACCGCATCGGTGGAGGAGGAGTTTGATGAAATTGCAGAGGGGAAAATGGACTGGCGCAAAATGCTCGATCAGTTTTACCGTCCGTTCCACAAGGATGTGGAGGAAACTGCCGAAACATCGGAGCGCGCCAGCGGCGAACGTTTGCTGGGCACCGATCCGCAGAGCGGCAAAAACATGTATGCCCGTGTAGGCCGCTATGGCGCGCTGGTGCAAATTGGCGAGAGCGACGACCCGGAGAAAAAGTTTGCCAGCCTGCGCAAAGATCAGCGCCTGGAAACAATTACCGTGGAAGAGGCGCTCGACCTGTTTAAGCTGCCGCGTGTTGTGGGCTTGTTTGAAGGCAAGGAAATGAAAGCCAATATCGGCCGCTTTGGTCCGTACATTGTACACAACAGCGCATTTGTATCCATCCCGAAAGGCGACGATCCGATGTCGATTACCGAGGAACGCGCTATTGAGCTGATTGAGGCCAAGCGTAAAGCCGATGCGGAGAAGGAAATTAAAGTGTTCCGTGAGGAAGGCCGCGAAGATGTGCGCCTGCTCAACGGCCGCTGGGGCCCGTATCTGGCCATCGGCAAAAGCAACTACAAACTGCCCAAGAATACCGATCCGAAGATTCTGAGTCTGGATGAATGTCTGGCAATGGCTGCCGAGCAGGATAAAAATCCTTCACCCGCCCAGCGTAAAGCCGCCGCAAAAAAAGCATCGGCCGAAAAAGTGAAGGAGAAAAAAGCCCCGGCCGCAAAAAAGAAAGCCCCGGCCGCAAAGAAGGCAGCGCCAGCTAAAAAAGCAGCTAAAAAGGCCACAAAGAAGTAG
- the gldM gene encoding gliding motility protein GldM: protein MAGGKQTPRQKMIGMMYLVLTALLALNISKEIINSFIVIEEGLVNTNRGIDGKNGLLYQQFASAMANDEKKAKPLYDKAMKVKEEANKLFKYIQDLKAELKAQVEFGLAPGDKDPAKIKSGDTLRAKWLTKPDDYDIPTNFMIGDDPASIEATKPSAVLKKKLAEYKKFLLGQLDEKAKASIGKNLSILDTPDQYSKDNEKMVSWEWYNFYHMPVSAMLANLARIQNDIKNTEGDVVNELLSSINKNDFKFDAVAARVIAPTSYVLTGEKYTANILVAAYNSTQAPSVWLCKVDTVTGKPIGPIDSTTVKPGADGMSLYEVSAGSTGLQQWSGLIRVKKPDGTYSSYPFKSEYMVAAPSAAVSPTKMNVFYIGVDNPVSISAAGVAPSDITPSMTGGTITSAGKPGDYIVRVSQGAKATISVNAKLNGASKSMGSFEFRIKRVPDPVAYLGNIKGDGQMNKGELNAASGIFARMENFDFDLSFKVVSFVMSMNVNGVFVDKKANGPALTPEMKTLLASAKPGGKVFFEQITVQGPDGSLRKIPGVNIKVK from the coding sequence ATGGCAGGTGGAAAACAAACTCCGCGTCAGAAGATGATCGGCATGATGTATCTCGTGCTGACCGCGCTTCTCGCGCTTAATATCTCGAAAGAGATTATCAACTCCTTCATCGTAATTGAAGAAGGTCTGGTTAATACCAACCGTGGTATTGACGGCAAGAACGGTCTGCTTTATCAGCAGTTTGCTTCAGCCATGGCTAACGATGAAAAGAAGGCCAAACCGCTTTACGACAAAGCCATGAAGGTAAAAGAAGAAGCGAACAAGCTCTTCAAATACATTCAGGATCTTAAAGCAGAGCTTAAAGCTCAGGTTGAATTCGGTCTTGCTCCCGGCGATAAAGATCCGGCTAAGATTAAATCCGGTGATACGCTGCGTGCGAAGTGGCTTACCAAGCCCGATGATTATGATATCCCCACCAATTTTATGATTGGTGATGATCCGGCCTCAATTGAAGCGACCAAGCCTTCTGCCGTGCTCAAAAAGAAACTTGCTGAATACAAGAAGTTTCTGCTGGGGCAGCTTGATGAAAAGGCCAAAGCTTCAATTGGTAAAAACCTGAGCATTCTTGATACGCCCGATCAGTATTCAAAGGATAACGAGAAAATGGTTTCGTGGGAATGGTACAATTTCTACCACATGCCCGTATCGGCCATGCTTGCCAACCTTGCACGTATTCAGAATGACATCAAAAATACCGAAGGCGACGTGGTGAACGAGCTTCTCAGCTCAATCAACAAAAACGACTTCAAATTTGATGCTGTGGCTGCACGTGTAATTGCTCCTACAAGCTATGTACTTACCGGTGAGAAATACACCGCCAACATCCTTGTAGCTGCTTACAACTCCACACAGGCTCCGTCTGTATGGCTGTGCAAAGTGGATACTGTAACCGGCAAGCCTATTGGTCCGATTGACTCAACTACCGTGAAGCCTGGTGCTGACGGCATGAGCCTTTACGAAGTGAGCGCCGGTTCAACCGGTTTGCAGCAGTGGTCAGGTCTTATCCGTGTGAAAAAGCCCGATGGCACTTACTCTTCGTATCCGTTCAAATCGGAGTACATGGTAGCTGCGCCTTCGGCTGCGGTATCACCCACCAAAATGAACGTGTTTTACATTGGTGTGGACAATCCGGTTAGTATTTCAGCTGCCGGTGTGGCTCCCAGCGATATTACACCTTCAATGACAGGCGGAACAATTACCTCTGCCGGTAAGCCGGGTGATTATATTGTACGTGTATCACAAGGTGCAAAAGCAACCATCAGCGTAAACGCCAAACTGAACGGCGCCAGCAAGTCGATGGGTAGCTTCGAGTTCCGTATTAAGCGTGTACCGGATCCGGTAGCTTACCTCGGCAACATCAAAGGCGACGGACAGATGAACAAAGGTGAGCTCAATGCAGCCAGCGGTATCTTTGCCCGTATGGAAAACTTCGATTTCGACCTTTCGTTCAAAGTGGTATCGTTCGTGATGTCGATGAACGTAAACGGCGTATTCGTGGATAAAAAAGCCAACGGTCCGGCGCTAACACCAGAAATGAAAACACTTCTTGCCAGCGCGAAGCCCGGCGGGAAAGTGTTCTTTGAACAGATTACGGTTCAGGGCCCCGACGGATCGCTCCGTAAAATCCCTGGTGTGAATATTAAAGTGAAGTAA
- the gldL gene encoding gliding motility protein GldL, producing MAKLYGFGAAVVIVGALFKIMHWPFAGPMLVIGLGTEAVIFFFSAFEPLHEDVDWTLVYPELAGINDEEGGRGRELASASKEGDSITGQLDKMLEEAKIGPELLESLGQGFQRLSDSTQKLGEIADASVASKEFSDNMNKASGTVSALSQAYERANESVSSSVDQLAGAYGRAAKTLESFALANEESQNYNDQLGKISKNLSALNAAYELQLQGSNEHLKATNTLYEGIGRVLSNLNESLDDTQKYRQEINTLATNLEQLNTVYGNMLTAMNVRR from the coding sequence ATGGCCAAGCTTTACGGTTTTGGCGCAGCAGTTGTAATCGTAGGAGCTCTCTTTAAAATCATGCACTGGCCTTTTGCAGGTCCTATGCTTGTAATCGGACTTGGAACGGAGGCCGTAATCTTCTTCTTCTCTGCATTTGAACCTTTGCATGAAGACGTTGACTGGACGCTTGTTTATCCTGAACTTGCCGGAATTAATGACGAGGAAGGTGGACGTGGACGTGAACTTGCTTCTGCTTCGAAAGAAGGTGATTCAATCACCGGTCAGTTAGACAAGATGCTTGAAGAAGCGAAAATAGGACCAGAGCTTCTCGAAAGTCTTGGTCAGGGCTTCCAGCGTTTGAGCGACAGCACCCAGAAACTTGGAGAAATTGCTGATGCCAGCGTGGCTTCTAAAGAGTTCTCTGACAATATGAACAAGGCTTCGGGCACCGTATCTGCGTTGTCTCAGGCTTATGAGCGCGCCAACGAAAGCGTGAGCAGTTCAGTTGATCAGCTTGCCGGTGCTTATGGCCGTGCAGCCAAAACGCTTGAGTCGTTTGCACTTGCCAACGAGGAGTCGCAGAACTACAACGATCAGCTTGGTAAAATTTCCAAGAACCTGTCGGCTCTCAACGCAGCCTACGAACTTCAGCTGCAGGGTTCGAACGAGCACCTCAAAGCCACCAACACCCTTTACGAAGGAATTGGCCGTGTACTGAGCAACCTCAACGAATCACTCGACGATACTCAGAAGTACCGTCAGGAAATCAACACGCTCGCTACAAACCTCGAGCAGTTGAATACCGTGTACGGCAATATGCTCACCGCAATGAATGTTCGCCGCTAA
- a CDS encoding type IX secretion system membrane protein PorP/SprF has protein sequence MKKTLTTLAFAVFALTASAQQDPQFTQFMFNKMFMNPGYAGIRHALCFSGIARQQWAGFDGSPQSGVFSGDMFLPKLRGGVALNVMYDKLGFEQNMAYRAAYSFHIPIKGGYENGGSTLGIGLELGALSKRVGPQGSSQQWLATTNWQQDGSIPPLIKKTNFDMGFGIWFQRQNMWFGASSTHLPASTIDDGSVTIGTTPHSLAYKLARHYFLTGGMNFPLGNWELRPSFLVKSDATVTQFDINALMVYNNQFWGGLSYRFQDAICPMIGFQKQVGDNPDAGLKIGFAYDFTTSRLNDYNNGSFELFVNYCIPIVIKTVREGHGSVRIFD, from the coding sequence ATGAAGAAAACCCTTACTACGCTTGCATTTGCGGTATTTGCACTCACTGCCTCGGCGCAGCAGGATCCGCAGTTTACCCAGTTCATGTTTAATAAAATGTTCATGAACCCGGGCTACGCCGGCATCCGTCATGCACTCTGTTTCTCGGGTATTGCCCGCCAGCAGTGGGCCGGTTTTGACGGTTCACCCCAGAGTGGTGTATTTTCCGGCGACATGTTCCTGCCGAAACTTAGAGGCGGCGTTGCCCTTAACGTAATGTATGATAAGCTCGGTTTCGAGCAGAATATGGCTTACCGTGCAGCTTATTCATTCCATATTCCGATTAAAGGCGGTTATGAGAATGGCGGAAGCACCCTCGGCATCGGTCTCGAACTGGGCGCGCTCAGCAAACGCGTAGGCCCGCAGGGCTCAAGTCAGCAGTGGCTGGCCACTACCAACTGGCAGCAGGACGGCTCTATCCCCCCGCTGATCAAGAAAACCAATTTCGATATGGGCTTTGGTATCTGGTTCCAGCGCCAGAACATGTGGTTCGGCGCTTCATCCACCCACCTCCCGGCTTCGACTATTGACGACGGAAGCGTAACTATTGGTACAACACCTCACTCACTCGCTTACAAGCTGGCCCGTCACTACTTCCTCACCGGTGGTATGAACTTCCCGCTTGGCAACTGGGAACTCCGTCCGTCTTTCCTCGTGAAATCAGACGCTACGGTTACTCAGTTCGATATTAATGCACTTATGGTATATAACAATCAGTTCTGGGGTGGTCTTTCTTACCGTTTCCAGGATGCGATATGCCCGATGATTGGTTTTCAGAAGCAGGTGGGTGATAACCCGGATGCAGGTTTGAAAATCGGTTTTGCATACGATTTTACTACTTCACGCCTGAATGACTATAATAATGGTTCTTTCGAGCTGTTTGTAAACTATTGTATCCCGATCGTTATCAAAACAGTTCGTGAGGGTCATGGTTCTGTCCGAATCTTTGATTAA
- a CDS encoding formimidoylglutamase — protein MSIATDYSDFFTPVDFERISGGRPYQASQFGSLMRIHTSENGYPTHEGAKMALIGVCEGRRTPGNDGCSMAPDTVREYLYRLHAGHWPLHMIDLGNINAGHTPADTDYALKTVMGALLRQNIIPIILGGGQDLTYAQYLAYEAIEQTVNLLAIDPMFDIGDSGDELNSSSYLSRIILHQPNFLFNFSNLGYQTYFVEQSSVELMGKLNFDVHRLGQVRSAPELAEPVIRNADLISFDMGAVRLGEAPGNANATPNGFTGDEACRLARYAGISDKLSSFGIYEINPAFDFRGQTAHLAAQMVWCFADGFYNRKQDFPFTDKTDYTRFRVFLKDHKHEIVFYKSSRSDRWWMEVPYPPNQKLRFERHALVPCSYNDYEVACSEEMPDRWWQTFQKLS, from the coding sequence ATGTCAATCGCTACAGACTATTCAGACTTTTTCACGCCGGTCGATTTTGAACGGATCTCGGGCGGGCGGCCTTATCAGGCCTCCCAGTTCGGAAGTCTGATGCGTATTCATACCTCCGAAAACGGCTACCCCACACACGAAGGCGCAAAAATGGCGCTCATTGGTGTATGCGAAGGCCGCCGCACACCGGGCAACGACGGCTGTTCAATGGCGCCCGATACGGTACGCGAATACCTCTACCGCCTGCATGCCGGCCACTGGCCGCTGCACATGATTGACCTCGGCAATATCAATGCCGGGCATACACCGGCCGATACCGATTACGCCCTGAAAACCGTAATGGGGGCACTGCTCCGGCAAAATATCATTCCCATTATTCTTGGCGGGGGACAGGATTTAACCTACGCCCAATATCTGGCCTACGAAGCCATTGAGCAAACGGTAAACCTGCTGGCCATTGATCCCATGTTCGATATCGGTGATTCGGGTGATGAACTGAACAGCAGTTCGTACCTGAGCCGGATTATTCTGCACCAGCCCAATTTCCTGTTCAATTTCAGCAACCTCGGCTACCAGACCTATTTCGTCGAACAATCGTCGGTGGAGCTGATGGGTAAATTGAATTTCGATGTGCACCGCCTCGGGCAGGTGCGCAGCGCCCCCGAACTGGCCGAACCGGTAATCCGCAATGCCGATCTGATCAGCTTTGATATGGGTGCGGTGCGTTTGGGCGAAGCACCCGGCAACGCCAATGCCACCCCCAACGGCTTTACCGGCGATGAAGCCTGCCGCCTGGCCCGGTATGCCGGTATCAGCGATAAGCTCAGCTCGTTTGGCATCTACGAAATAAACCCGGCATTTGATTTTCGCGGCCAGACCGCTCACCTCGCCGCGCAAATGGTATGGTGCTTTGCCGATGGCTTTTATAACCGGAAACAGGATTTCCCGTTTACCGACAAAACCGATTACACCCGTTTCAGGGTTTTCCTGAAGGATCACAAGCACGAAATTGTGTTTTACAAAAGCTCCCGCAGCGACCGCTGGTGGATGGAGGTGCCCTATCCGCCCAATCAGAAATTACGTTTCGAACGGCATGCGCTGGTGCCGTGCAGTTACAATGACTACGAAGTGGCCTGCAGCGAGGAAATGCCCGACCGCTGGTGGCAGACTTTTCAAAAGCTGAGTTGA
- a CDS encoding SUMF1/EgtB/PvdO family nonheme iron enzyme yields MKRLLFLGSITMLVASSCNTENGQLMGVQDRPGWYPFDPYGMLYCPMGSYNMGPSDEDIPYAHTTKSKTISLQAFYMDQTEISNNEYRQFVYDVRDSIARRLLSEEFEEFLILEEDFRGYEDNGPVYIGDDYPDPPPLNRAEKVDWGETTVEYKEALDPMYLPANERFWGRKEIDTRKLIYEYYRIDLKTAAKKANRFVPKTTPGQNGRQWPTGQGSYTVNGKSGLDRSVFIIKDIINVYPDTLAWIHDFTYSFNEPMTNMYFWHPAYDDYPVVGVTWRQARAFCVWRTMLLNNFLSSNDEATVQDFRLPTEAEWEYASRGGLQLSPYPWGGPYIRNARGCFLGNFKPMRGSYIDDGGFHTVNIFAYNPNDWGFYCMAGNAAEWTSNAFDESAYDFMHDLNTNYEYETTVQDENVPVLCRKVIRGGSWKDVGFYLQNSSRTYEYQDTAKCYVGFRCVMTFLGRSKDDAL; encoded by the coding sequence ATGAAACGACTATTGTTTCTGGGTTCGATAACGATGCTTGTTGCATCTTCGTGTAATACGGAGAATGGACAGCTGATGGGCGTACAAGATCGTCCGGGATGGTATCCGTTCGACCCGTATGGAATGCTGTATTGCCCGATGGGCAGCTACAACATGGGCCCCAGCGATGAGGACATTCCGTATGCACACACCACTAAGTCCAAAACGATCTCATTGCAGGCGTTTTACATGGATCAGACTGAGATCTCGAACAACGAGTATCGTCAGTTTGTATATGATGTAAGGGACTCCATCGCCCGTCGTCTGCTCTCCGAGGAGTTTGAGGAATTCCTCATTCTCGAAGAAGATTTCCGTGGCTATGAAGACAATGGCCCTGTTTACATTGGCGATGATTATCCTGATCCGCCGCCGCTGAACCGTGCCGAAAAAGTGGACTGGGGTGAAACCACCGTGGAATACAAGGAAGCCCTTGATCCCATGTATCTTCCTGCCAACGAGCGTTTCTGGGGCCGCAAGGAAATTGATACGCGTAAACTCATTTATGAGTATTACCGTATCGACCTGAAAACGGCTGCCAAGAAGGCAAACCGTTTTGTCCCCAAAACCACCCCCGGCCAGAACGGCCGTCAGTGGCCTACCGGACAGGGAAGCTATACTGTAAATGGTAAATCCGGTCTTGATCGCAGTGTGTTCATTATTAAGGATATCATTAACGTATATCCCGACACACTTGCCTGGATTCACGATTTCACCTATTCGTTTAACGAGCCGATGACCAACATGTATTTCTGGCACCCGGCTTACGACGATTATCCGGTGGTTGGAGTAACCTGGCGTCAGGCCCGCGCGTTCTGCGTATGGCGTACCATGCTGCTCAACAACTTCCTTTCGAGCAACGACGAAGCTACGGTTCAGGATTTCCGTTTGCCTACCGAGGCAGAGTGGGAATACGCCTCACGTGGTGGTCTGCAGCTCAGCCCGTATCCCTGGGGCGGTCCTTACATTCGTAATGCCCGTGGCTGCTTCCTCGGTAACTTTAAGCCGATGCGCGGTTCGTATATCGACGACGGTGGTTTCCACACTGTAAATATCTTCGCTTACAACCCGAACGACTGGGGCTTCTATTGCATGGCGGGTAATGCTGCTGAGTGGACCTCAAACGCTTTCGACGAGTCTGCTTATGACTTTATGCACGATTTGAACACCAACTACGAGTACGAAACCACTGTACAGGATGAAAATGTACCTGTACTGTGCCGCAAAGTAATCCGCGGCGGTTCCTGGAAAGACGTTGGATTCTATCTGCAGAACAGCTCACGCACCTATGAATATCAGGATACCGCAAAATGTTATGTGGGTTTCCGCTGCGTGATGACTTTCCTTGGTCGTTCAAAAGACGACGCCCTCTAA